One Paenibacillus riograndensis SBR5 DNA segment encodes these proteins:
- a CDS encoding nucleoside hydrolase, translating into MPTPIIIDCDPGHDDAIAILLALAHPEQLEIRGITTVGGNQILDKITDNALKVLSFVNADIPVAKGAAAPLLGKLVTGEQAHGESGMDGPALPASRFKPVEQGAVEFMLEIIRSSEEKITLVPTAPLTNIALLITAYPEVKEKIEKISLMGGGLAYGNVTTTAEFNIYVDPEAARIVFESGIPIVMSGLDVTDKAAIFEEEILELKSRGPVSVMVGELLDFYSIYGKKMGYVGSALHDPCAVAWLLRPELFESEHLHITVETEGRLTRGMTVADRRKKPDRPANTQVLLGVDREAFMKLLFDALDRLDREHGLAAGEK; encoded by the coding sequence ATGCCAACACCTATCATTATTGACTGCGATCCGGGGCATGATGACGCGATTGCCATTCTGCTTGCGCTGGCTCATCCGGAGCAGCTGGAAATCCGGGGGATTACCACGGTTGGCGGCAACCAGATTCTTGATAAAATCACGGACAATGCGCTTAAAGTGCTCAGCTTTGTCAATGCCGACATCCCCGTAGCTAAAGGAGCGGCGGCACCTCTGCTCGGCAAGCTGGTAACCGGGGAACAGGCCCACGGCGAATCCGGCATGGACGGCCCTGCGCTTCCGGCCAGCAGGTTCAAGCCGGTGGAACAGGGCGCGGTAGAATTCATGCTGGAGATCATCCGGTCATCGGAAGAGAAAATTACACTGGTGCCGACGGCACCGCTTACGAATATTGCCCTTTTAATTACAGCTTATCCCGAAGTAAAGGAAAAGATCGAGAAGATTTCCCTGATGGGCGGCGGATTGGCTTACGGAAATGTGACTACAACGGCAGAGTTCAATATTTATGTGGACCCCGAAGCGGCGCGTATTGTCTTCGAATCCGGGATTCCCATTGTAATGAGCGGATTGGATGTGACGGATAAAGCGGCTATTTTTGAAGAAGAGATTCTGGAGCTGAAATCGCGGGGACCTGTGTCCGTGATGGTAGGCGAGCTGCTTGATTTCTATTCGATTTATGGCAAAAAAATGGGCTATGTCGGCAGCGCGCTGCATGATCCGTGTGCGGTGGCCTGGCTGCTGCGGCCGGAGCTGTTTGAATCGGAGCATCTGCACATTACGGTAGAAACGGAAGGCCGGCTGACCAGAGGAATGACGGTAGCCGACCGGAGAAAGAAGCCGGACCGTCCCGCCAATACACAGGTGCTGCTGGGCGTGGACCGCGAAGCCTTCATGAAGCTGCTGTTCGATGCGCTGGACAG
- a CDS encoding ABC transporter permease, producing MNSLLNVILTTDFAFSVLRVTTPILFAALGALISNRAGIINIGMEGIMLVSALTGVIVSAYTHSAWVGLLGAVLAGTLIAGILAFFTLKFKTHIILGGVAINMFASGGTVFILYLLSGDKGSSTSLASKVLPSVEIPLLKDIPVLGPILSGHHILTYLSILAVLVVYYLLNRTPLGLRIRSVGENPHAAQSVGVSVIKIQYTALLLSGFFASLGGAYMSMGYLSLFTRDMVAGRGWIAIAAESMGRSTTVGTALTSLLFGAADALANALQVLKIPAELIATLPYVATVIGLIIYAVSETRKKNKKLKTTTK from the coding sequence ATGAACAGTCTGCTGAACGTCATTCTGACGACGGATTTTGCCTTTTCGGTGCTGCGGGTGACTACGCCGATTCTGTTCGCTGCGCTGGGTGCGCTGATCTCAAACCGCGCGGGCATCATCAACATCGGGATGGAAGGCATTATGCTCGTCTCCGCTTTGACCGGTGTCATTGTAAGTGCCTATACGCATAGCGCCTGGGTCGGACTGCTGGGAGCGGTATTAGCGGGAACGCTCATTGCCGGAATTTTGGCTTTTTTCACCTTAAAATTCAAAACCCATATTATTCTCGGCGGTGTGGCGATCAATATGTTCGCATCAGGCGGTACAGTATTCATTCTGTATCTGCTTAGCGGGGACAAAGGCTCATCCACTTCCTTAGCGAGCAAGGTGCTGCCGAGTGTGGAGATTCCGCTGCTGAAGGATATTCCGGTGCTGGGCCCGATCCTCTCAGGCCATCATATTTTGACCTATCTCTCGATTCTGGCTGTGCTTGTGGTTTATTATCTGCTGAACCGCACGCCGCTTGGGCTGCGTATCCGCTCGGTAGGCGAAAATCCGCATGCGGCCCAGTCGGTCGGAGTCAGTGTGATCAAAATCCAGTATACCGCACTCCTGCTCAGCGGGTTCTTCGCCAGCTTGGGCGGAGCCTACATGTCGATGGGTTATCTGTCACTGTTCACCCGTGATATGGTGGCCGGCCGGGGCTGGATTGCCATTGCGGCCGAATCGATGGGCCGGAGCACAACAGTGGGTACGGCGTTAACCTCACTTCTATTCGGTGCCGCCGACGCGCTCGCCAATGCCCTTCAGGTATTGAAGATTCCGGCGGAGCTGATCGCTACGCTTCCCTATGTGGCGACCGTCATCGGCCTGATCATTTACGCCGTATCCGAAACACGGAAGAAGAACAAGAAGCTGAAGACTACTACCAAATAG
- a CDS encoding ABC transporter permease, which translates to MFKVKYFEAIRTAAVIVIALIIAFLIISLVSDQPVKTIGIFLLEPLSTKGHIGNVIEMAIPLMFTGLAVSLLFRANMFNLGAEGIFYFSGVVASVLAIHLSLGSWLHPLVAIAAGSIVGALLSAIPGILKAKWNANELVTSLMFNNILFGVGLYLLNYHLRDAKAFANVSFKFEKTAQLSKIFPGTRIHTGLIIVLVLIVLAHLFLYRTKWGYELRMTGANREFARYSGMKTAKVIILVHLIAGFIAGMGGSVEVLGMYSRFQWTSLPGYGLDGALVAMLAKNNPLSVIASALFLAYIRIGADLMARLSDVPSEMISIIQAVIILLISAEQFLKFWKNRMLLKEAKEA; encoded by the coding sequence ATGTTTAAAGTCAAATACTTCGAGGCCATCCGGACGGCGGCGGTTATTGTCATAGCGCTGATTATTGCCTTTCTGATCATCTCGCTTGTCAGCGACCAGCCGGTGAAGACCATCGGAATCTTCCTGCTGGAGCCGTTATCCACCAAGGGGCATATCGGCAACGTCATTGAGATGGCGATACCGCTGATGTTCACAGGACTGGCCGTCTCACTGCTGTTCCGGGCCAATATGTTCAACCTGGGGGCGGAGGGGATCTTTTATTTCTCCGGTGTCGTTGCCTCTGTACTGGCGATTCACCTCAGTCTGGGCAGCTGGCTGCATCCGCTGGTAGCGATTGCTGCGGGCTCCATCGTAGGGGCGCTGCTGTCAGCGATCCCTGGTATTCTCAAGGCCAAGTGGAACGCCAATGAACTGGTAACTTCACTGATGTTCAATAATATTTTGTTCGGCGTGGGGCTGTACCTGCTGAACTATCACCTGCGGGATGCCAAAGCTTTTGCCAACGTTTCCTTTAAATTCGAGAAGACGGCGCAGTTGAGCAAAATTTTCCCGGGCACCCGGATTCATACCGGACTGATTATTGTGCTGGTGCTGATTGTACTGGCCCATCTGTTTCTCTACCGGACCAAGTGGGGGTACGAGCTGCGGATGACAGGGGCCAACCGCGAATTCGCCCGCTATTCGGGAATGAAGACGGCCAAGGTGATTATCCTGGTCCACCTGATCGCCGGATTTATTGCCGGCATGGGCGGCTCGGTCGAAGTGCTCGGGATGTACAGCCGGTTCCAGTGGACCTCCCTGCCAGGATATGGCCTGGATGGTGCGCTGGTAGCGATGCTGGCCAAAAACAACCCGCTGTCCGTCATCGCCTCTGCGCTGTTTCTGGCCTATATCCGGATAGGCGCCGACCTGATGGCAAGACTGTCCGATGTGCCTTCTGAGATGATCTCCATTATTCAAGCCGTTATTATTCTGCTGATTTCCGCTGAGCAATTCCTCAAGTTCTGGAAGAACCGGATGCTGCTGAAGGAGGCCAAGGAAGCATGA
- a CDS encoding ABC transporter ATP-binding protein: MANALLEMRGITKVYPNGVVANKNVEFSLREGEIHAIAGENGAGKSTLMKIMFGMEEPSDGEIYIRGDKVKLQSPQDAIDRGIGMVHQHFMLVPSFTVAENMVLGMEPRKGVGFDYSEAVRLTEETARKYNLAVNPKAKVEDLTVGMKQKVEILKALVRGAQILILDEPTAVLTPQETEELFHELQQLKGQGHTIVFISHKLKEVKAICDRITIMRGGRSEGVFQTSEVSEQEISRLMVGRDVVLKYEKDKTSPGQPVLAVDRLGVTDSQGKALLSEVSFSVREGQIVGIAGVEGNGQTQLIEALTGGLRGVSASGSVRVQGTDIRDADILDIRGLGVSYIPEDRMRQGSAGEASIADNLISTRYRSKDMNKGPFLKGSRIAALAASLVEEFKVRCSGPQQPIGMLSGGNMQKVVVARECSTNPQLLIAEQPTRGVDIGAAQFIHQKLLELRSDHCAIVLVSADLNEILELSDSLLVMYEGQIVAYFDKPSAVSEEELGLYMLGIHRQDKEQTGRAVNHV; the protein is encoded by the coding sequence ATGGCAAATGCTCTGCTGGAAATGCGGGGAATCACCAAAGTGTATCCGAACGGCGTTGTTGCGAACAAGAACGTTGAATTTTCTTTGCGCGAAGGAGAAATCCATGCGATTGCAGGAGAGAACGGTGCGGGCAAATCCACTCTGATGAAGATTATGTTCGGGATGGAAGAGCCCAGTGACGGTGAGATCTACATCCGGGGAGACAAAGTAAAGCTCCAGTCCCCGCAGGATGCGATCGACCGCGGCATCGGCATGGTTCATCAGCATTTCATGCTGGTGCCTTCTTTTACCGTGGCGGAAAATATGGTGCTGGGCATGGAGCCGCGAAAAGGCGTAGGCTTCGATTATAGCGAAGCGGTGCGTCTGACGGAGGAGACGGCGCGCAAATACAACCTCGCGGTGAATCCCAAAGCGAAGGTGGAGGACCTGACCGTCGGCATGAAGCAGAAGGTGGAGATTCTGAAGGCGCTCGTGCGCGGCGCCCAAATCCTCATCCTCGACGAGCCGACGGCAGTGTTGACCCCGCAGGAAACGGAGGAGCTGTTCCATGAGCTGCAGCAGCTTAAGGGGCAGGGACATACGATCGTATTTATCTCGCACAAGCTGAAGGAAGTCAAAGCGATCTGCGACCGGATTACCATTATGCGCGGCGGCAGAAGCGAAGGCGTCTTTCAAACCAGCGAAGTAAGCGAGCAGGAAATCTCGCGGCTGATGGTCGGCCGGGATGTGGTGCTGAAATATGAGAAGGACAAGACTTCCCCCGGCCAGCCGGTGCTTGCGGTGGACCGGCTGGGCGTCACAGACAGCCAAGGAAAAGCGCTGTTGTCCGAGGTCAGCTTCTCGGTCCGCGAAGGGCAGATTGTCGGCATCGCCGGTGTCGAGGGGAACGGGCAGACACAGCTGATCGAGGCGCTGACCGGCGGCCTGCGCGGGGTATCCGCAAGCGGATCAGTACGTGTACAAGGGACAGATATCCGTGATGCGGATATCCTGGACATCCGCGGCCTGGGGGTGTCTTATATTCCCGAGGACCGGATGCGCCAAGGCTCTGCTGGAGAGGCCAGCATTGCCGACAACCTGATTTCTACGCGGTATCGTTCGAAGGATATGAACAAGGGGCCATTTCTCAAGGGCTCCAGGATTGCCGCTCTGGCAGCTTCGCTGGTAGAGGAGTTCAAGGTGCGCTGCTCCGGCCCGCAGCAGCCGATCGGCATGCTGTCCGGGGGCAACATGCAAAAGGTGGTTGTCGCCAGGGAATGCTCCACGAATCCGCAGCTGCTCATTGCCGAGCAGCCGACCCGGGGTGTGGACATCGGCGCTGCGCAATTCATTCACCAGAAGCTGCTGGAGCTGCGCTCGGATCATTGCGCCATTGTGCTGGTATCGGCAGATTTGAATGAAATTCTGGAGCTCAGCGACAGCCTCCTTGTCATGTATGAGGGTCAGATTGTCGCCTATTTTGATAAACCTTCTGCGGTAAGCGAGGAGGAGTTGGGACTGTATATGCTGGGAATCCACCGGCAGGATAAAGAGCAGACCGGGAGGGCCGTAAACCATGTTTAA
- a CDS encoding BMP family ABC transporter substrate-binding protein, with protein MKKNVLALLLLAVMVLVTACGSNSSGKGNAANTGTNAEGGEAAAGDKLKVVLLIPGTLGDKSFFDAANSGLQKVKDELGAETKVVEMGADKTKWEPTFNDIAAEDWDVVISGGSEITEMFNATAEANPDKKFINYDTDIEEAPKNMYNMSYSTNEVSFLAGAVAALATQSDMPNANKENVIGFVGGMDIPGINAFLVGYIQGAQYVDPDVKVAVSYAGDFVNPAKGKELSLIQYNSGVDVIFNVAGGTGLGIFDAAKEKTKYAIGVDSDQAMLLKDTDSEKANLIVTSAIKKIDMAILGAVKKLQDGTLEMGKRDVLGFVEDGVGIAENDIYKNVFPADLQAKVEEVKQKLINKEITVDNAMGMETSEVEAIRNAVKP; from the coding sequence ATGAAAAAGAATGTGCTCGCTTTATTGCTGCTGGCGGTAATGGTACTGGTTACGGCCTGCGGAAGCAATTCGTCCGGCAAAGGAAATGCTGCCAATACGGGAACGAATGCGGAGGGCGGAGAAGCTGCTGCAGGAGACAAGCTGAAGGTTGTGCTGCTGATTCCGGGAACACTGGGGGATAAGTCGTTTTTTGATGCAGCCAACAGCGGCCTGCAAAAGGTGAAGGACGAGCTTGGCGCGGAGACGAAAGTCGTGGAAATGGGCGCGGACAAGACGAAATGGGAGCCGACTTTTAACGATATCGCTGCTGAAGACTGGGATGTTGTGATCTCCGGCGGATCGGAAATTACCGAAATGTTCAATGCGACAGCGGAAGCAAATCCGGACAAAAAATTCATCAACTACGACACCGACATCGAAGAAGCACCGAAGAATATGTACAACATGTCCTATTCGACCAATGAGGTTTCATTCCTGGCAGGAGCGGTAGCGGCGCTTGCTACACAATCCGATATGCCAAATGCCAACAAGGAGAACGTGATCGGATTCGTGGGCGGGATGGATATTCCCGGAATCAACGCCTTCCTCGTCGGCTACATTCAGGGAGCGCAGTATGTAGATCCCGATGTGAAGGTGGCCGTATCGTATGCGGGCGACTTTGTGAACCCGGCGAAGGGCAAGGAATTGTCGCTGATCCAGTACAACTCGGGCGTGGATGTGATTTTCAACGTCGCTGGCGGCACGGGGCTTGGCATTTTTGATGCAGCGAAGGAGAAGACCAAATACGCGATCGGCGTCGATTCCGACCAGGCAATGCTGCTCAAGGACACGGATAGTGAAAAAGCCAATCTGATTGTCACCTCCGCTATTAAAAAGATCGATATGGCCATTCTCGGCGCAGTGAAAAAACTGCAGGACGGCACGCTGGAGATGGGCAAACGCGATGTGCTGGGCTTTGTGGAAGATGGCGTAGGCATCGCTGAGAACGACATTTACAAGAATGTATTCCCTGCAGACCTGCAGGCCAAAGTGGAAGAAGTGAAGCAAAAGCTGATCAACAAGGAAATTACGGTCGACAACGCAATGGGCATGGAAACCTCCGAGGTTGAAGCCATCCGTAATGCCGTTAAACCTTAA
- a CDS encoding AraC family transcriptional regulator produces the protein MDRVLYIVNAEHEANTYIPPHQHECFELVYYIHGHGTTSIGPRSFHFRPFTFALIPPNFKHDENHQPSPEVLFVGFHCGNPIINTLSGVYDDDKEHTVLQTLLRMNEEFKRKRDGFAELLNLQMSEVTVYLQRLLAASDFHSPAEDQMQYVLNYMNEHYRHKLSITSLAEMSGYSYDRFRHLFKERFGHSPHRYLLLKRLDYAKSLLLHTQMHISGVSAAAGFVNDAQFCNMFKREIGLSPRTFRLQSKVK, from the coding sequence ATGGATCGGGTCCTATATATTGTAAATGCAGAGCATGAAGCGAATACTTATATTCCGCCGCATCAGCATGAATGTTTTGAGCTGGTCTATTATATCCACGGTCATGGGACTACGAGTATTGGACCGCGCAGCTTTCATTTCCGCCCCTTCACCTTTGCCCTGATCCCGCCCAATTTCAAGCATGACGAAAATCATCAGCCCAGCCCGGAGGTTCTCTTCGTTGGCTTCCACTGCGGAAATCCGATTATCAATACACTGTCCGGTGTCTACGATGACGATAAGGAACATACCGTGCTGCAAACACTGCTGCGGATGAACGAAGAGTTCAAGCGCAAGCGCGACGGGTTCGCCGAGCTGCTGAATCTGCAGATGAGCGAAGTCACTGTGTATCTCCAGCGGCTGCTTGCCGCGTCGGATTTTCATTCTCCGGCAGAAGACCAAATGCAGTATGTACTGAATTATATGAATGAGCATTACCGCCACAAGCTTTCGATCACATCGCTGGCTGAAATGTCCGGTTACAGCTATGACCGGTTCCGGCATCTGTTCAAGGAAAGATTTGGCCATTCCCCTCACCGTTATCTTTTACTGAAGCGCCTGGATTATGCCAAATCCCTGCTGCTGCATACCCAAATGCATATCTCCGGGGTATCTGCGGCTGCCGGGTTCGTGAACGATGCCCAATTCTGCAATATGTTCAAAAGAGAGATCGGCCTCTCCCCGCGCACTTTTCGCCTCCAGAGCAAGGTCAAATAG
- a CDS encoding helix-turn-helix transcriptional regulator yields MRLNKAGNKRALYSRILVSMTLCVSLTFLASTILYYNYYIGVEKTQAFRSDLGNLTQTSKEVVNMTDAAQSLSFQIYRNSTVSKIVFYDKPDIYDVTAAMSELGNYLSSMPYIESIYVYNPKSARLYIASSHGQNGVFTEQELVDRNILDILNHYQEYKPFTPIPRVYSNGAAENGQVRAYTFLCYDAIGWDRAINSAVIVNISAPWINKEITSPVDSKSDTFILADQGKLLSVDSLEPHGLSPLEAAWVQQRIQGREAGYFIGEFGGVNSLISYTAPDDLSWQYVRITPYDIITRQTNSIRNATLLIAALIFVGGLAFSWLMSRRVYLPISRIVREMNILEGEKRDSMFTIRQNTLRDLILGLKPLQSIQQVEKLRQLGIHFTFDDDYRLILLRIDNYQEFRESRSSYLLAYKFAIMNIASEICGQTYRVETVDMNDDGILVLLNIVDAKEYTDTELIETLLRQIQQACSDYLKVSLTLAYSHIDHNPVQLHQLYKQVREASNHRLFFGHGCIISAQYICALQANIYHYPTEKEKKLTDALMSGKIDEAREQFSSIIRETADYPFPSVQLAVSRLSVTIKEILINIQKRNRLHNDGTAELPALDSVETVDALEQAFFALFSEMHEQLAEKKNSKQHDLVRQINQKINEAYMEPSLSLNQIADELNMSPIYISRLYKQQTLTSIVDVILEVRMREVCSLLENTGLPVTTIAERCGFTSSSYLHRMFKRSFGTTPTDYRRSRQA; encoded by the coding sequence ATGAGACTGAACAAGGCCGGCAATAAAAGAGCGCTGTACAGCAGAATATTGGTCAGTATGACGTTATGTGTGTCCTTAACCTTTCTTGCTTCCACCATCCTCTATTACAACTATTATATTGGCGTAGAAAAAACGCAGGCTTTCCGCTCCGACCTCGGCAATCTCACGCAAACGAGCAAAGAGGTGGTCAACATGACCGATGCGGCGCAATCGCTTTCATTCCAGATCTACCGCAACAGCACCGTTTCCAAAATTGTGTTCTACGACAAGCCGGATATCTATGATGTCACGGCTGCCATGTCCGAACTGGGGAATTACCTCAGCTCCATGCCATACATTGAATCCATCTATGTCTACAATCCCAAAAGCGCCAGGTTGTACATCGCCTCCTCCCACGGCCAGAACGGCGTCTTTACCGAGCAGGAGCTGGTGGACAGAAATATCCTGGATATTCTGAACCACTACCAGGAATACAAGCCGTTCACACCCATTCCGCGCGTGTATTCCAATGGTGCTGCGGAGAACGGTCAGGTCCGGGCTTATACCTTCCTGTGCTACGATGCGATTGGCTGGGACAGGGCCATTAATTCAGCCGTAATTGTCAACATTTCCGCTCCCTGGATTAACAAAGAAATCACCAGTCCCGTGGACTCCAAGAGCGACACTTTTATTCTTGCCGATCAGGGCAAGCTGCTGTCTGTGGACAGTCTGGAACCACACGGCTTGTCTCCGCTGGAAGCAGCTTGGGTCCAGCAGCGGATTCAGGGCCGGGAGGCCGGTTATTTTATCGGTGAATTCGGCGGGGTCAACTCACTGATCTCTTATACGGCGCCGGATGATCTTAGCTGGCAGTATGTGCGCATCACACCGTATGACATCATCACCAGACAGACCAACAGCATCCGCAACGCCACCCTGCTGATTGCTGCGCTGATTTTCGTAGGAGGCCTGGCCTTTTCCTGGCTCATGTCGCGCCGGGTGTATCTGCCGATTAGCCGGATTGTCCGGGAGATGAATATTCTCGAAGGCGAGAAACGCGACAGCATGTTCACCATCCGGCAAAATACGCTGCGCGATCTGATTCTCGGCCTCAAGCCGCTGCAATCCATCCAGCAGGTCGAGAAGCTGCGGCAGCTCGGCATTCATTTTACCTTCGACGATGATTACCGTTTGATTCTGCTGCGGATTGACAATTACCAGGAGTTCCGAGAGTCCCGCTCCTCGTATCTGCTTGCCTATAAGTTCGCCATTATGAACATCGCTTCAGAGATTTGCGGCCAGACCTACCGCGTAGAGACGGTAGATATGAATGATGACGGCATCCTGGTGCTTCTGAATATTGTGGACGCCAAGGAATACACGGACACAGAACTGATTGAGACGCTGCTCCGCCAGATTCAGCAGGCCTGCTCCGATTATTTGAAGGTCAGCCTGACGCTTGCCTACAGCCATATTGACCACAATCCCGTGCAGCTGCATCAGCTCTACAAGCAGGTTAGAGAAGCATCGAACCACAGATTGTTCTTCGGCCATGGCTGCATCATCAGCGCCCAGTACATCTGTGCCCTTCAAGCTAACATTTATCACTACCCTACCGAAAAAGAGAAAAAGCTCACCGATGCGCTGATGAGCGGCAAAATCGACGAGGCCCGGGAGCAGTTCAGCAGCATTATCCGGGAGACGGCAGACTATCCGTTTCCATCGGTGCAGCTGGCTGTATCCCGGCTCAGTGTGACGATCAAGGAGATCCTCATCAACATCCAAAAACGTAACCGTTTACACAATGATGGGACTGCTGAGCTGCCCGCTTTGGATTCGGTCGAAACCGTTGACGCGCTGGAGCAGGCCTTTTTCGCTCTCTTTAGTGAAATGCACGAACAGCTGGCCGAGAAAAAAAACTCCAAGCAGCATGACCTGGTCCGCCAGATCAATCAAAAGATCAACGAAGCTTATATGGAGCCGAGTCTAAGCCTGAACCAGATTGCTGATGAACTGAATATGTCACCGATTTACATCAGCCGCCTCTATAAGCAGCAGACGCTGACCAGTATCGTGGATGTCATTCTGGAGGTGCGGATGCGCGAGGTCTGCAGCCTGCTCGAGAATACCGGTCTGCCGGTGACCACCATCGCCGAACGCTGCGGCTTCACCAGCAGCTCCTACCTGCACCGGATGTTCAAGCGCAGCTTCGGCACAACGCCCACCGACTATCGGCGTTCCAGGCAGGCATAG
- a CDS encoding sigma-70 family RNA polymerase sigma factor, whose amino-acid sequence MVENIMNKANTADLALMDEEVFFQRLAGEHRKLYAIAYSYLRSEADALEAVQEASCRAWMKRKKLKNEQAFTPWLIRITINCCMDELRRKKRVFPAEKLEEKETQEMRSSDRLDLERAMNRMKPKYRHVVMLKYYQDMTSAEIAKVLNKPEGTIKTWLREGLKQLRNYL is encoded by the coding sequence ATGGTGGAGAACATAATGAACAAGGCCAATACAGCGGATCTTGCGCTGATGGATGAAGAGGTATTCTTTCAGCGGCTTGCGGGCGAGCACCGGAAACTGTATGCGATCGCGTACAGCTATCTGCGTTCCGAGGCGGATGCCCTGGAAGCGGTGCAGGAAGCGTCGTGCCGGGCCTGGATGAAGCGCAAAAAGCTCAAAAACGAGCAGGCCTTCACGCCCTGGCTAATCCGGATTACCATCAACTGCTGCATGGATGAGCTGCGGCGCAAAAAGCGCGTCTTTCCGGCGGAGAAGCTGGAGGAGAAGGAAACCCAGGAGATGAGGAGCAGCGACCGGCTCGATCTGGAGCGGGCGATGAACCGGATGAAGCCGAAATACCGGCATGTCGTGATGCTCAAATATTACCAGGATATGACGAGTGCCGAAATTGCCAAGGTGCTGAACAAGCCCGAAGGCACGATCAAAACCTGGCTGCGCGAAGGACTCAAGCAGTTGCGGAACTATTTGTGA
- a CDS encoding DUF4179 domain-containing protein, translating to MSEKEERILKQDAQEVNLNAETIREMKIFNAMRNGVAQGKKRSKRRFYSYGAGAVLAAAAAVFLIFFPIGLPAGGTDDFDPGGSVQAASTKSWDDFAAYRNQPLHNRLVADILERDLIKPVRQSATNKGYRMDVDGAVTDGRKVYILFSVHNDTDKEITPADTKIQFGDFEVPYPHRGAALEMAYDSESRIPPGQSKDYIYSTNYPGSIAYSKDVKFTLILTETSDQALASSSNKYRTGLEVSFELDPARFKDQEHTLPVDRTLTVDGQKIKVLQVEYTPLNTYVDLEYDKANTKRIFSLLNPVLIATTGSQTDKLVYPGRITADNSEVYKDQSQATLVFKHTGLNQPDSASLKIAGISALEPDRMKFVIDLNKQQVIEAPTNDWEIVTSKQEHNATEAEILLRRKVTNLFYYTDSQGAVQAEYIGASLADKFTDAKGQVHERTNRETALHNFGGTTTSSDGTGMDEMSLFFDSQAADYPQPLTLSVERIWNPILETQSIELFSKK from the coding sequence ATGTCTGAGAAAGAAGAGCGCATCCTGAAGCAGGATGCCCAGGAGGTCAATCTAAATGCGGAGACGATTCGGGAAATGAAAATATTTAATGCAATGCGTAACGGAGTAGCGCAGGGAAAAAAACGCAGCAAGCGGCGTTTCTATTCTTACGGAGCGGGGGCGGTACTGGCCGCGGCGGCAGCCGTCTTTCTGATCTTCTTCCCCATCGGCCTGCCAGCCGGAGGTACGGACGATTTCGACCCCGGCGGTTCAGTGCAGGCGGCCAGCACCAAAAGCTGGGATGACTTTGCGGCCTATCGCAACCAGCCATTACACAATCGGCTGGTTGCCGACATACTGGAACGGGATCTGATTAAGCCCGTCCGTCAAAGCGCGACAAACAAAGGATACCGCATGGATGTGGACGGCGCCGTCACGGATGGCCGTAAAGTGTATATCCTGTTCAGCGTGCACAACGATACGGATAAAGAAATCACACCCGCGGATACGAAAATTCAATTCGGGGATTTCGAGGTTCCATATCCGCATCGAGGCGCAGCCCTGGAAATGGCTTACGATAGTGAATCCCGGATTCCGCCCGGCCAAAGCAAGGATTATATTTATTCCACCAACTATCCGGGATCCATCGCCTATTCCAAGGATGTGAAGTTCACTCTGATCCTCACCGAAACGTCCGACCAGGCGCTCGCTTCCAGCAGCAACAAGTACCGGACCGGCCTGGAGGTATCGTTCGAGCTTGATCCGGCCAGATTCAAGGACCAAGAGCATACACTGCCTGTGGATCGCACGCTGACGGTGGACGGTCAAAAGATCAAAGTGCTCCAGGTGGAGTATACTCCGCTTAATACCTATGTCGATCTGGAATATGACAAGGCGAATACCAAACGGATTTTCAGCCTGCTTAATCCGGTTCTGATCGCAACCACCGGGAGTCAAACCGATAAATTGGTTTATCCGGGCAGAATCACGGCCGATAATTCCGAGGTGTACAAAGACCAATCGCAGGCAACGCTGGTGTTCAAGCATACCGGGCTTAACCAGCCGGATTCCGCCTCGCTGAAGATTGCCGGCATCTCGGCTCTGGAGCCGGACCGCATGAAATTTGTGATCGATCTGAACAAGCAGCAAGTTATTGAAGCCCCGACAAACGATTGGGAAATTGTCACATCCAAGCAAGAGCATAATGCAACAGAGGCAGAGATTCTGCTCCGGCGCAAAGTGACCAACCTGTTTTATTATACCGATTCGCAAGGGGCGGTGCAGGCGGAGTACATCGGCGCAAGCCTGGCCGACAAATTTACCGATGCGAAGGGCCAGGTGCATGAAAGAACGAATCGGGAAACTGCACTACACAATTTCGGCGGCACCACGACCTCTAGTGATGGTACGGGTATGGATGAGATGAGTTTATTTTTTGACAGTCAAGCTGCAGATTACCCGCAGCCGCTTACCCTATCAGTTGAACGCATCTGGAATCCAATTTTGGAGACGCAAAGTATCGAGTTGTTCTCAAAGAAATAA